One segment of Streptosporangium brasiliense DNA contains the following:
- a CDS encoding helix-turn-helix domain-containing protein: protein MHDAVVWDVACPRRPSRVAGVTMAGFRVRDLDALRMVPHPAVTLLLEFGAGTPVLDDAAGRQQRGSVVAGPGLGSGGAVRARGENVECVQVRLSPVIARAVLGVSPADLDGAVVALEDLWGREASRIREQLGDVSSWQDRFALVDALLAHRHGAGPPVEPEVAWAWHRIVGSRGLARVDGLAAEVGWSRKRLWSRFRSQLGLPPKRAVKLVRFDHAAHRLVAGEGAARVAADAGYADQSHLHRDVMAFTGATPATVAGEPFLAVDDIAWPSRGTPAMPHLSRDLRLGRRPETGRLPL from the coding sequence GTGCATGATGCGGTTGTGTGGGACGTCGCGTGCCCGCGGCGGCCCAGCCGGGTGGCCGGTGTCACCATGGCCGGGTTCCGGGTCCGTGACCTGGACGCGCTCCGGATGGTCCCGCACCCGGCCGTGACGCTGCTTCTGGAGTTCGGCGCCGGTACGCCTGTCCTGGACGATGCCGCCGGGCGGCAACAGCGGGGAAGTGTCGTCGCCGGGCCCGGGCTCGGGTCCGGAGGCGCGGTCCGGGCGCGGGGTGAGAACGTCGAGTGCGTGCAGGTGCGCCTGTCCCCGGTGATCGCACGCGCGGTTCTGGGCGTCTCCCCCGCCGACCTCGACGGCGCCGTGGTGGCTCTCGAGGACCTGTGGGGCCGGGAGGCGTCCCGGATCCGTGAGCAACTGGGTGACGTCTCGTCGTGGCAGGATCGTTTCGCGTTGGTGGACGCGCTGCTTGCCCACCGGCATGGGGCGGGGCCGCCGGTGGAGCCGGAGGTGGCCTGGGCCTGGCACCGGATCGTCGGCAGCCGTGGTCTGGCCCGGGTCGACGGACTCGCGGCCGAGGTCGGGTGGAGCCGTAAGCGGCTGTGGTCCCGGTTCCGCTCGCAGCTCGGCCTGCCGCCCAAGCGCGCCGTGAAGCTGGTCCGCTTCGACCATGCCGCCCACCGCCTGGTCGCGGGTGAAGGCGCGGCCCGGGTCGCGGCGGACGCCGGCTACGCCGACCAGTCCCACCTGCATCGGGACGTCATGGCGTTCACCGGGGCGACCCCCGCGACCGTGGCCGGCGAGCCGTTCCTCGCCGTTGACGACATCGCCTGGCCCAGCCGCGGAACACCCGCCATGCCTCACCTCTCCAGGGATCTCCGGCTCGGTCGCCGCCCGGAGACGGGACGGCTACCGCTGTGA
- a CDS encoding ferredoxin, translated as MKVTVDQDACIGSGQCVLIAPDMFGQRDEDGIVALLHDSPGPGLREDVREAARICPALAIQLTTS; from the coding sequence ATGAAGGTCACCGTCGATCAAGACGCCTGCATCGGCTCGGGGCAGTGCGTCCTCATCGCCCCCGACATGTTCGGCCAGCGCGACGAAGACGGCATCGTCGCGCTCCTTCACGACAGCCCGGGACCGGGACTGCGGGAGGACGTCCGTGAGGCCGCCCGCATCTGCCCGGCCCTGGCGATCCAGCTGACCACGTCGTGA
- a CDS encoding cytochrome P450, with translation MADDLSEPQLFPMARAARCPFDPAPELGRRIREAPVSRVRLWDGSTPWMVTRYADARAVLADPRASVDVAEPGFPHTNAVSKARDAQMKTLMQMDAPEHIAQRRLMTADFTIKKMEALRPRIQQIVDDLIDEMLAGPNPADLVEAIALPVPTLVICELLGVPYADRAFFQRVAGALVMDEGDPAQAMAASEELNVYLDALVDSKNAEPGDDVLSRLAVGQYRSGAMTRREISTMGQLLLVAGHDTTASMIALGTAALLAHPEQLAAVRDGDPALVASAVEELLRYLSITHTEARRVAREDLEIGGRLIRKGEGIIVVKSIANRDPSAFPAPGTLDVRRKARHHVAFGYGAHQCLGQSLARVELQVVYGTLYRRIPTLAPAVPLEHLTFKHHAVFYGVRELPVTW, from the coding sequence ATGGCTGACGACCTGTCAGAGCCCCAGCTGTTCCCGATGGCCCGTGCGGCGCGGTGTCCGTTCGATCCGGCACCGGAGCTGGGCCGGCGGATCAGGGAAGCGCCGGTTTCACGCGTGAGACTGTGGGACGGCAGCACCCCCTGGATGGTCACCCGCTACGCGGACGCCCGCGCGGTGCTCGCCGATCCGCGCGCCAGCGTCGACGTCGCAGAACCCGGCTTCCCGCACACCAACGCGGTGAGCAAGGCCCGCGACGCGCAGATGAAGACGCTGATGCAGATGGACGCGCCGGAGCACATCGCGCAGCGGCGGCTCATGACCGCGGACTTCACGATCAAAAAAATGGAAGCGCTGCGGCCCAGGATCCAGCAGATCGTCGATGACCTCATCGATGAGATGCTCGCCGGTCCGAACCCGGCCGACCTGGTGGAGGCGATCGCGCTACCGGTTCCCACGCTGGTGATCTGCGAACTGCTGGGGGTGCCCTACGCCGACCGCGCCTTCTTCCAGCGCGTGGCGGGCGCGCTGGTCATGGACGAGGGCGACCCCGCACAGGCCATGGCCGCCAGCGAGGAACTGAACGTCTACCTGGACGCCCTGGTGGACAGCAAGAACGCCGAACCGGGCGACGACGTCCTCAGCAGGCTGGCCGTCGGACAGTATCGCAGCGGCGCGATGACCCGGCGGGAGATCTCCACGATGGGTCAGCTCCTGCTGGTGGCCGGGCACGACACCACCGCGAGCATGATCGCGCTGGGTACGGCCGCGCTGCTGGCGCACCCGGAGCAACTGGCAGCGGTGCGCGACGGGGATCCGGCGCTGGTGGCGAGCGCCGTCGAAGAACTCCTGCGCTATCTGTCCATCACCCACACCGAGGCCCGCCGCGTCGCGCGGGAGGACCTCGAGATCGGCGGCCGGCTGATCCGCAAGGGGGAAGGCATCATCGTGGTGAAAAGCATCGCCAACCGCGACCCGTCGGCCTTCCCCGCTCCCGGCACTCTCGACGTCCGCCGCAAGGCCCGCCACCACGTCGCCTTCGGCTACGGCGCTCACCAGTGTCTGGGCCAGTCACTGGCCCGAGTGGAACTGCAGGTCGTCTACGGCACCCTCTACCGGCGTATCCCGACGCTGGCCCCGGCCGTGCCGCTGGAACACCTGACTTTCAAACATCACGCCGTCTTCTACGGTGTCCGCGAACTGCCCGTCACCTGGTAA
- a CDS encoding MFS transporter yields the protein MSHTSPSAPPAWRELLGREYLGAAVVLAGGVLVGAINIYLAASLLPTAVADLGGASFYAWNMTVYLVAMVIATMLTGRSLSLWGNVGAYLLGFAMFTAGSLACALSPAMALLLASRGVQGLGAGLLSGLGFAVIRSALPARLWTRGAALMSAMYGVGNFAGPALGGLFAQFGSWRLAFAAMAVIGAGCGALVPRVLPRGERGGGRVPIPAGSLLLITGAAGAVSVSGVVAGTPAKAAGIAVALLLVAGFVVHERRSELRIFPRTTYQRGSSLKWVYLTLGLLAFGVAVESFLPLFGQRLAGLPPVAAGFFAAAISLGWSLTQIGSSSVTGQRAVRRLRVLGPVLLALGLVVQGLLQREDTPIWLVLVWVPVLFVAGAGIGLAYPHLSVAAMSSTSDPEEGGRAAAAIATVTSLAIAFGTAVAGVLINLGGSMLDAARYVLFGLAIICAVGALTAQAANRTDRKEPADQAPPHRGS from the coding sequence ATGAGCCATACCTCGCCTTCCGCCCCGCCCGCGTGGCGGGAACTGCTGGGCCGGGAGTATCTCGGCGCGGCTGTCGTGCTGGCCGGCGGAGTGCTTGTCGGTGCGATCAACATCTATCTGGCGGCGAGCCTGCTGCCGACCGCGGTGGCCGATCTCGGCGGCGCGAGCTTCTATGCCTGGAACATGACGGTCTACCTCGTCGCCATGGTGATCGCGACGATGCTCACCGGCCGGTCCCTGTCACTGTGGGGGAACGTCGGCGCCTACCTTCTCGGCTTCGCCATGTTCACCGCGGGCTCGCTGGCCTGCGCGCTGAGCCCGGCGATGGCGTTGCTGCTGGCCTCCCGAGGCGTGCAGGGGCTCGGCGCCGGGCTGCTGTCCGGGCTGGGATTCGCCGTCATCCGATCAGCCCTGCCGGCCCGGCTCTGGACGCGCGGCGCCGCGCTGATGTCGGCGATGTACGGCGTCGGCAACTTCGCCGGCCCGGCGCTCGGCGGCCTGTTCGCCCAGTTCGGGTCGTGGCGGCTGGCGTTCGCGGCGATGGCGGTGATCGGGGCCGGATGCGGTGCGCTCGTACCCCGCGTGCTGCCGCGCGGCGAACGCGGCGGCGGGCGGGTGCCGATCCCGGCCGGGTCGCTGCTGCTGATCACGGGGGCCGCCGGGGCCGTGAGCGTGTCGGGGGTCGTGGCCGGCACGCCGGCGAAGGCCGCCGGCATCGCGGTGGCGCTGCTGCTGGTGGCCGGATTCGTCGTACATGAGCGGCGCAGCGAGCTGCGGATCTTCCCGCGGACGACGTACCAGAGGGGTTCGTCGTTGAAGTGGGTCTACCTGACGCTGGGACTGCTGGCCTTCGGCGTCGCGGTCGAGTCGTTCTTACCGCTGTTCGGCCAGCGGCTGGCCGGGCTGCCACCCGTCGCGGCGGGGTTCTTCGCCGCGGCCATCTCGCTCGGCTGGTCGCTCACCCAGATCGGCAGCTCATCGGTGACAGGGCAGCGTGCGGTGCGCCGATTGCGTGTGCTCGGCCCGGTGCTGCTGGCGCTCGGCCTCGTCGTTCAGGGGCTGTTGCAGCGCGAGGACACGCCGATCTGGCTGGTGCTGGTCTGGGTGCCGGTGTTGTTCGTCGCCGGGGCGGGAATCGGCCTGGCCTACCCGCACCTGTCCGTGGCCGCGATGTCCAGCACCTCCGATCCGGAGGAGGGCGGACGGGCGGCCGCGGCGATCGCCACCGTGACGAGCCTGGCGATCGCGTTCGGCACGGCGGTGGCCGGGGTCCTGATCAATCTGGGCGGGTCGATGCTCGACGCGGCACGGTACGTGCTGTTCGGGCTCGCGATCATCTGCGCGGTCGGCGCCCTCACCGCACAAGCCGCCAATCGCACGGATCGGAAGGAGCCCGCCGATCAAGCCCCGCCTCACCGAGGCTCGTGA
- a CDS encoding FAD-dependent monooxygenase, translating to MTDVGKGGRALVVGLGIAGIATALRLRQVGWEPVVVERAPARRSGGYFIMLFGAGIASARRLGVLEAIGDRSGPHVTSYEVDRAGRRRPGMNPSLMAGGPRPLLRGDVERGLFAALPDDVEIRYSTVPTRITEDDAAAEVTLHDTASDTTVTERFDLVIGTDGMRSTVRRLVFGPEEEYLHPLDYMVGATVLDGPVDGFSLHEGLVLAEPGRSVWAFPFADHAPSLLFSYRTGDIDAEFRRPPIESIRAAYGPEPTGPLLEGLLTRYEQAPDALFDSVQQVKMPRWHRGRAVLIGDSAWCVTLYAGMGASSGMAGGELLGTMLQRHPGDLPGALRAWEARMRPFIHLQQESALPGRRIFTPHDRKEQLLRAGMMHLMRMPGVGKAMGRRMFNNKDMRAKNLDVAAL from the coding sequence ATGACCGACGTCGGCAAGGGCGGCCGGGCGCTGGTGGTCGGGCTGGGGATCGCCGGCATCGCCACCGCGTTGCGGCTGCGCCAGGTCGGGTGGGAGCCGGTGGTGGTAGAGCGGGCGCCCGCGCGCCGCTCCGGCGGTTACTTCATCATGCTGTTCGGCGCCGGCATCGCCTCGGCCCGGCGGCTGGGCGTGCTGGAGGCCATCGGCGACCGCAGCGGACCCCATGTCACCAGCTACGAGGTGGACCGCGCGGGGCGCCGACGTCCCGGCATGAACCCCTCCCTCATGGCCGGGGGTCCCCGGCCGCTGCTGCGCGGCGATGTGGAGCGGGGCCTGTTCGCGGCGCTGCCGGACGATGTGGAGATCCGCTACTCCACCGTCCCCACCCGCATCACCGAGGACGACGCCGCGGCGGAGGTGACGCTGCACGACACCGCCTCCGACACCACCGTCACCGAGCGCTTCGACCTGGTGATCGGCACCGACGGCATGCGCTCGACGGTGCGCAGGCTCGTCTTCGGCCCCGAGGAGGAGTACCTGCACCCGCTGGACTACATGGTCGGCGCCACCGTGCTGGACGGCCCGGTCGACGGCTTCAGCCTGCACGAGGGCCTGGTCCTGGCCGAGCCGGGCCGCTCGGTGTGGGCCTTCCCGTTCGCCGACCACGCCCCGAGCCTGCTGTTCTCCTACCGCACCGGCGACATCGACGCCGAGTTCCGCCGCCCGCCCATCGAGTCCATCCGCGCCGCCTACGGCCCCGAACCCACCGGCCCCTTGCTGGAAGGGCTGCTGACACGCTACGAGCAGGCACCCGACGCGCTGTTCGACTCGGTGCAGCAGGTCAAGATGCCGCGCTGGCACCGCGGCCGGGCCGTCCTGATCGGCGACTCCGCCTGGTGCGTCACCCTGTACGCGGGCATGGGCGCCTCCAGCGGCATGGCCGGCGGCGAGCTGCTGGGCACCATGTTGCAGCGCCATCCCGGTGACCTGCCCGGGGCGTTGCGGGCCTGGGAGGCGCGGATGAGGCCGTTCATTCACCTGCAGCAGGAAAGCGCCCTGCCCGGACGGCGCATCTTCACCCCGCATGACCGTAAGGAGCAGCTCCTGCGAGCTGGGATGATGCACCTGATGCGGATGCCGGGCGTCGGCAAGGCCATGGGCAGGAGAATGTTCAACAACAAGGACATGCGGGCCAAAAACCTCGACGTTGCCGCCCTCTGA
- a CDS encoding TetR/AcrR family transcriptional regulator produces the protein MSQLIEHHSRKAARILDSARELVTDHGVRKVTVSEIAAAAGVGKGTVYLYWPTKEDLILGLFARELLAFLEAVIAGITADPAAVLPRHLAPLLIRTGLRSPLARRLTTKDAGLLRLLTEQAGDRDLFDRTQPSAMCEAVMPILRRHGLLRQDRPPADQSYAMHAVLVGFGTTMSAPDSAPPSAGDPGDVLADTVALLLEPAAAPAEQAVTAAADDTIAAFRQTRDAVLDIIGRSQTLP, from the coding sequence GTGAGCCAGCTGATCGAGCACCACTCGCGCAAAGCCGCCCGCATCCTGGACAGCGCACGCGAGCTGGTGACCGATCACGGCGTGCGCAAGGTCACCGTCAGCGAGATCGCCGCAGCGGCAGGGGTCGGCAAGGGCACCGTCTACCTGTACTGGCCCACCAAGGAAGACCTCATCCTCGGCCTGTTCGCCCGCGAACTGCTGGCCTTCCTGGAGGCGGTCATCGCCGGCATCACCGCCGACCCCGCCGCCGTACTGCCGCGCCACCTGGCCCCGCTGCTGATCCGCACCGGGCTGCGCTCCCCGCTGGCACGCCGCCTCACCACCAAGGACGCCGGCCTCCTGCGGCTGCTCACCGAGCAGGCCGGCGACCGCGATCTGTTCGACCGCACCCAGCCCAGCGCCATGTGCGAGGCGGTCATGCCGATCCTGCGCCGGCACGGACTACTCCGCCAGGACCGCCCGCCGGCCGACCAGTCCTACGCCATGCACGCCGTGCTCGTCGGCTTCGGCACCACCATGTCCGCCCCGGACTCCGCCCCGCCCAGCGCCGGCGACCCCGGCGATGTCCTCGCCGACACCGTGGCCCTGCTCCTCGAACCCGCGGCCGCACCCGCCGAACAGGCCGTCACCGCGGCCGCCGACGACACCATCGCCGCCTTCCGCCAGACCAGGGACGCCGTCCTGGACATCATCGGCCGCAGCCAGACCCTCCCGTAG